TTTACAACTATGGACGCAGGGCCTAATGTTAAAGTACTTTATTTAAAAGAAGATGAAGAAAAAGTATTAGAGGCATTAAATGAATATTTTGAAGGGAAGATACTTTTATGCTAGAAAAAGCAGGTTCGAAACTTTACTTAGCAGGAGAATATGCAATTTTAAAAGAAAATTCTTATGCAATAGTGTCATATATTGAAAAATATACTTATCTAGAAATAGAAAAAAATGAAAAATGGGAAATAATTACAGAAGTTGAAGATAAAGATAATCTAATACCAAAACTTATCAATTATTTAGAAAATAAATATGAAATAAAAAATAAGGCAAAGCTTAAATATTTTAGTGAGCTATATGAAAAAGATAAAAAATATGGACTAGGTTCTTCAGCTTCATTAATTGTTGTAACGATTAGAGGTATACTTAAATTAAATGAAATGAGTGTGGATAAGAAAAAAATATTTAATATATGTATAGATTTTATGATAGAAAATGATATGAATGGATCTTTTGGTGACATAGCGTGCATTTGTTATGAAAAAAATATTTTATTTAAATCTTCAAATAGAATAGATAGAAATTATGAAATAAAAGAATTAGATGTTAAATCTAATTTACATATAGATGCAATATGGACTAAAAGTCCAGCAAGTAGTTCAAAATTAATTTCTAAAGTGGATTTAGAAAGTTACTTTTTTGAGGAATTTAAAGTTAAATCAAATATATATGTTTTAGATATGTTTAATGCATTGTTAGAAAATGAAATAGATGCAGTTTTAGAAAATGTAAATAGATTAAATCAAAATTTACATAATCTAGAAAAAAATAATGAGGTAGTAATACATACTCTTTCTATTGAAAAAATGTTAGGAGAATATAAGTTTTCTAAGATTTCTGGAGCAGGGGGAGGAGATTTTATACTTTCATTTTCAAAAAATGAATCAAAAACAGATTTAACTATAAATTTAATATATTGATAAAAGGTCTATAAAATGATAAAATAATATGTAATGATTAAAATTAGAAAGAGGGAAAAAGATGGAAAAAATCTTAAAAAGAAGTGAAGTTGATATAAACCAAACTTGGGATTTAACAACAATATTTAAAAATGATGAAGCTTGGGAAGCTGAATTTGAAAAATTAAGCAAAGAATTTGAAGAAATTTCAAAATATGAAGAAACTATGACTTCAAATGTTGATAATTTAATTGCAACGTTAGATTTAGATGACAGTATAAATCAAAGAATGATGTTACTTTATACTTACGCTCATTTAAAAGGAGATGAAGATACAAGTAATTCTAAATATCAAGAATATAATTCAAAAATCATGACTTTATATTCAGAATATGATGCAAAATCAACATTCGTTAAAATAAAATTATTAGAATTATCAGAAGAAGAAGTAGAAAAATACTTTAATGATGAAAGATTAGTAGAACGTAAATTTGAAATGGAAAAATTATTTAAAACTAAAAAACATCAATTATCTCAAAAAGAAGAAGAATTACTTGCTAATATGAGTCAAATATCTAATACTGCAAGTAAAGCATTTTCTATGTTAAACAATGCAGATATCACTTTTGAAGATATAGAAAATTCAAAAGGAGAAAAATTAGCTCTTAACCATGCAAGATATGGTATGTATATGGAATCAAGCGATAGAACTTTAAGAGAAAACGCATATAATTCTATGTATAAAACATACAAAGGATTAAAAAATACTTTTGCAACTACTCTTGAAGGTCAAGTATTAAATCATACAACTAATGCTAAATTAAGAAAATATACTAGTGCTAGAAACGCGGCTGTTTCAGCAAACTTTATAGATGAAAGTGTATATGATTCATTACTTTCAGCTGTTAATGAT
This sequence is a window from Streptobacillus canis. Protein-coding genes within it:
- a CDS encoding mevalonate kinase family protein produces the protein MLEKAGSKLYLAGEYAILKENSYAIVSYIEKYTYLEIEKNEKWEIITEVEDKDNLIPKLINYLENKYEIKNKAKLKYFSELYEKDKKYGLGSSASLIVVTIRGILKLNEMSVDKKKIFNICIDFMIENDMNGSFGDIACICYEKNILFKSSNRIDRNYEIKELDVKSNLHIDAIWTKSPASSSKLISKVDLESYFFEEFKVKSNIYVLDMFNALLENEIDAVLENVNRLNQNLHNLEKNNEVVIHTLSIEKMLGEYKFSKISGAGGGDFILSFSKNESKTDLTINLIY